The nucleotide window gtaccCTCTTTGACATTGGCATCTTTTGGAAAAGAGCTATTGTTCGGGACAAAACCAGCTTCCTCGATGACACTCTTACTGGACTTGATGACCTCCACTATTTTGTTAGCCAGTAGtgtaatcattttataaaggCGCTCGTAATTGTCTATCTTTAGGAGAGTCCGTATAACTTCTATGTGATCCTTACGCCGTTGGGTGAATAGTTTCTTgactgtattataaaaaatagttaagaatagatttacaaaattaattacttatatatataaagtataagtaatttcgtaatttaaataattaagatatgaatatatacacatatgtatatatatatgtatacatatatatatatatatatatatatacaaaataaaataaaagtataaagtaCATTAATCTAATCTTCAATAAGTACAGTTGCTttgataaaagattgaaatGATAAAAGTGTGCATCATTGTTTTTGCTATATACTTTATACGTATTTTAAGATTGAAGTAATATATCAATActttggaaaaaaagaaaagagaatataaatgtgtagAAGGCAGTTACTAAGAGAGGTAATCaaataaagagaagaaagaaaaaaataaaatttgatagatACATAGTTCTTCATCGGATTTGTATTCGCCGCTCTTTTTCGGTTCGTTGATGATTGGTGCATCAATCTCCACCTGCGCGTGcgcgataaatattaatgtcgcAATCACAACAACGTAAACAAAAATTCGTCGACGAGTTCGTGACTGGAACATCATAAGAAAATTCTGTCAACGAGCAGGTGATGTCACCGATCTATCGTCGTTTCACCGCGATTTCTTCCAAACAGATTAAACGCGTGATTTAATTGATATGTCATTCGAACGCAGCCACGCCGCAATCTTCACCACTTACGACACCGATGCCATCTGTCGAGAGTCTCTTATCCAGCCGAATGTCATTTTCAGCTCTCCGGATCGTTGAGGATAATTATCGGCGATCGTCTCGATTCGCTAAACCGTCCGATCAGCGATTAAAATATCACGAATAATCCGACATAAATGCGGCATAATCTTCATGTCATTCTCCATAATAATAAGTCGCAAGTGTAAATCTAGCGAGGTAAGAGAATGTCACGTATTTATGCGAGCGTATTGTACACAAAGTTGTCGATCGGCTGTATATACATGACGATTTTTTCTTGATATGTTTAAAGTGTATCATTCTCGGGATCGTCGACGCCAAGCACTTCCTTTTAGTTCCTTGCAATAACTGTCTTCATCGACGGTAAACATGGCGACGATGGATAACGAGACGAAACTCGACGCAAGTATCATCCTGTTGCGAATGTAACGGAcatcataatattttgaagtattttaaatttttccctGTCACAATAAAGACGAGTACAATTTTGGCAGAGATATATATTctagtacaaaaatatatgtcaagtttaatatttaatatttgtgttacatttttaatagatgTACGATGATGTTACATATGTGGATCCTCAACATATTGAGGGTGAGATGACAATAGGTGCAAAGCAGCAATCAGGAGAGCTGGAGTTTAATACGTTAGATGAACCTATCAAAGACACAGTTGTAagtgtatattatgtatttctattctaatttaaaaattattttatatagaacacaatataatatttttttatattgttcaaTATAGTTGAGGGATGTTCGAGCAGTAGGCAAG belongs to Anoplolepis gracilipes chromosome 4, ASM4749672v1, whole genome shotgun sequence and includes:
- the LOC140664373 gene encoding coiled-coil domain-containing protein 134, whose protein sequence is MMFQSRTRRRIFVYVVVIATLIFIAHAQVEIDAPIINEPKKSGEYKSDEELFKKLFTQRRKDHIEVIRTLLKIDNYERLYKMITLLANKIVEVIKSSKSVIEEAGFVPNNSSFPKDANVKEALSNILDNTALFGDIILHLPDITHRILKTQEEWNPTIHWSLNFTTQMQHLLNKSTITMIHLVEQELNITEREPSYFNPYSTTQRGFTDPVKKKPVKKEKRKKGPQIAKIEL